From one Streptomyces sp. ICC1 genomic stretch:
- a CDS encoding IclR family transcriptional regulator produces the protein MTENPGTEEAGGAARGGRTSTAGTALEKSMRILEAVAAPGGPHRLTGVAAAAAVPKSSTYRILASLIEQGFVRSEAESRYGVGPRLRGLSALVSGGEPAGVEQILRELQQSTGQAVHLALHSGETITYIRKLESDQPFRTASRIGMRMPLHTTAIGKCILAHLPRAEVRELLSAAGLPRRTPNTITGAEALEAELASVRERGFALDDEENEPTIRCIGAVILGPTGLPVGGVSVTTVTFLVSREEIEAYAPALRSAALALTPLL, from the coding sequence ATGACGGAGAACCCCGGGACCGAAGAGGCCGGTGGTGCCGCGCGCGGCGGCCGCACCTCCACGGCGGGCACGGCGCTGGAGAAGTCGATGCGGATCCTGGAGGCGGTCGCCGCGCCGGGCGGCCCGCACCGGCTCACCGGCGTGGCGGCGGCGGCCGCGGTGCCCAAGTCGAGCACCTACCGCATCCTGGCCTCACTGATCGAGCAGGGCTTCGTACGCTCCGAAGCCGAGAGCCGCTACGGCGTGGGCCCTCGGCTGCGCGGGCTGTCCGCCCTGGTCAGCGGTGGGGAGCCGGCCGGTGTCGAGCAGATCCTGCGCGAGCTCCAGCAGTCCACCGGGCAGGCGGTCCACCTGGCCCTGCACAGCGGCGAGACCATCACCTACATCCGGAAGCTGGAGAGCGACCAACCGTTCCGGACCGCCTCGCGGATCGGCATGCGGATGCCCCTGCACACGACCGCGATCGGCAAGTGCATCCTGGCGCACCTGCCGCGGGCCGAGGTCCGCGAGCTCCTCTCCGCCGCCGGCCTGCCGCGCCGGACGCCGAACACGATCACCGGCGCGGAGGCGCTGGAGGCCGAGCTGGCGTCGGTGCGGGAGCGGGGGTTCGCACTGGACGACGAGGAGAACGAGCCCACCATCCGCTGCATCGGCGCCGTGATCCTCGGACCGACGGGCCTCCCGGTCGGCGGGGTCAGCGTCACCACCGTCACCTTCCTGGTCTCCCGCGAGGAGATCGAGGCCTACGCCCCCGCGCTGCGCTCGGCCGCGCTGGCGCTGACCCCGCTGCTCTGA
- a CDS encoding aldo/keto reductase, translated as MTSHKITPDGTTADRSGTWRLGDLTVRRVGFGAMRLTHLADGSPSDRDRVTGVLRRAVELGVNHIDTAAFYFSPTRSANELINRALAPYADDLVITTKVGPGRDAAGDWWWATPEQLRGQVEENLRQLGRDHLDVVNLRVPRQAETGSIAEHFGALAELRTAGLIRHLGVSNVRPDHLVEARAIAPVVCVQNAYGIGSPAEEHAFLDACGEQGIAFVPFFAIAGAGKEAGVVAEDGTAVRDLARARGISPAQLRLAWTLSRGPHVLAIPGTGNPDHLLENIAAGSLRLSAEEIKLLEAA; from the coding sequence ATGACATCCCACAAGATCACCCCGGACGGGACCACCGCGGACCGCTCCGGCACCTGGCGGCTCGGCGACCTCACCGTCCGCCGCGTCGGCTTCGGCGCGATGCGGCTCACCCACCTCGCCGACGGCTCCCCCAGCGACCGGGACCGGGTGACGGGCGTCCTGCGGCGGGCGGTCGAGCTGGGGGTCAACCACATCGACACGGCGGCGTTCTACTTCTCCCCGACCCGCTCCGCCAACGAGCTGATCAACCGGGCCCTCGCCCCCTACGCCGACGACCTGGTGATCACCACCAAGGTCGGGCCGGGCCGCGACGCCGCCGGCGACTGGTGGTGGGCCACCCCCGAACAGCTGCGCGGGCAGGTCGAGGAGAACCTGCGCCAGCTGGGCCGCGACCACCTGGACGTGGTCAACCTGCGCGTCCCGCGCCAGGCGGAGACCGGTTCGATCGCCGAGCACTTCGGGGCGCTCGCGGAACTGCGCACGGCCGGGCTGATCAGGCACCTCGGCGTGTCCAACGTACGGCCCGACCACCTCGTCGAGGCGCGCGCCATCGCGCCCGTGGTGTGCGTGCAGAACGCCTACGGGATCGGCTCCCCGGCCGAGGAGCACGCCTTCCTCGACGCGTGCGGCGAACAGGGCATCGCCTTCGTCCCCTTCTTCGCGATCGCGGGCGCCGGCAAGGAGGCCGGGGTGGTCGCCGAGGACGGTACGGCGGTGCGCGACCTCGCGCGGGCCCGCGGAATCTCCCCGGCCCAGCTGCGCCTGGCGTGGACACTGAGCCGGGGCCCGCACGTCCTGGCCATCCCGGGCACCGGAAACCCGGACCACCTGCTGGAGAACATCGCGGCCGGGTCCCTGCGCCTGTCGGCCGAGGAGATCAAACTCCTCGAAGCGGCATAG
- a CDS encoding sugar kinase, producing the protein MTGTGGYDVLVLGEVLVEIHAGTALRDAADGTPARISYSGDALNAAAAAVAAGARTALLAVVGGDELSAPLLARATELGVDVSHVRRSPRPNGAYLISADTEGDRDFVYWRTGSAGSTLSAEHVESWRDLLTGCKALITSGITGALSPSSRDAVLAAAQTVHESGGHLSYDPNFRSRLTGRGEARELLARVAPLAGLLKTSCPADALALVGTDDPAEAAARYRALGARSVVVTAGADRLLLADGTAGDAGAVYLPVPVNPDPVDATGAGDCFTGTATARLALGDSLAEAVAYGMAAASLSVSGRGGTGHVPAFAATATLAAAHRARPQNRPSAAPGPDRQAMPLRGV; encoded by the coding sequence GTGACGGGGACCGGGGGGTACGACGTCCTGGTCCTCGGGGAGGTCCTCGTCGAGATCCATGCCGGCACGGCCCTGCGGGACGCCGCCGACGGCACCCCCGCCCGCATCTCCTACTCGGGCGACGCGCTCAACGCCGCGGCGGCCGCCGTCGCCGCCGGAGCCCGCACCGCCCTGCTCGCGGTCGTCGGCGGGGACGAGCTGAGCGCCCCGCTGCTGGCCCGCGCCACCGAGCTCGGCGTGGACGTCTCGCACGTACGCCGCTCCCCGCGCCCGAACGGCGCGTACCTGATCTCCGCCGACACCGAGGGCGACCGCGACTTCGTGTACTGGCGCACCGGCAGCGCCGGTTCGACGCTCTCGGCGGAGCACGTGGAGTCCTGGCGGGACCTGCTGACCGGCTGCAAGGCCCTCATCACGAGCGGCATCACCGGTGCGCTGTCGCCGAGCAGCCGGGACGCCGTACTGGCCGCGGCGCAGACGGTGCACGAGTCCGGCGGACACCTCTCCTACGACCCCAACTTCCGCTCCCGCCTCACCGGTCGGGGCGAGGCGCGGGAGCTGCTGGCCCGTGTCGCCCCGCTGGCCGGGCTGCTGAAGACCTCGTGCCCGGCCGACGCGCTGGCCCTGGTGGGCACCGACGACCCGGCCGAAGCGGCCGCCCGCTACCGGGCGCTGGGCGCCCGCAGCGTCGTGGTCACGGCGGGCGCCGACCGGCTGCTCCTGGCCGACGGAACGGCCGGGGACGCGGGGGCGGTGTACCTGCCCGTTCCCGTCAACCCCGACCCCGTCGACGCGACCGGCGCCGGAGACTGCTTCACCGGCACCGCCACGGCCCGGCTCGCCCTGGGCGACAGCCTCGCGGAGGCCGTCGCGTACGGAATGGCGGCCGCCTCCCTCTCGGTCTCCGGCCGCGGCGGCACGGGCCACGTCCCCGCCTTCGCCGCGACGGCAACCCTGGCCGCGGCCCACCGTGCCCGGCCGCAGAACCGGCCGAGCGCGGCGCCCGGCCCGGACCGGCAGGCTATGCCGCTTCGAGGAGTTTGA
- a CDS encoding tetratricopeptide repeat protein — protein MSALLLRGSGRARGWAGYLGAVGLGAAAVALAAVWTSGPWAVGIGAAVTALSGLVAERLQPDEGADARAAGEVLRTAAGRIPLLRDVDRPELAGVHPAEAAPGTPPAYIERDAEPMLRSALDRARFVLVVGESTAGKTRLAYEVARTRYPRHAFVRPLSRSALPEAVRIAARRRRAVLWLDDLEDHLGAGGLTAAQLATLGKAVTIATIRVQEYRRYDAREESRLTGSDRDAWRAQRDLLQQAAVIRLPRHWSARERRRARAYEGDPRIGAALRAGERFGVAEVLAAGPELLASWENGWAPGANPRGAAVVAAAVDCRRAGLRRPVSREWLRELHAPYLAARGGGDLQPEPFAQAMDWACAAAYATSGLLIGNYGAGFTAFDYLLNAPGRGPVPDHLWRGLLARVEPVDAYDMGLAAHQDGRLARAVEALDLAARGGVPGAELPLAIAIGDSGKPNRAAADLAGITRRRTDRLGPRHPDTLAARHQLAFFVGESGNLRAAAARFTELLADVGEVLGPDHPDTLAARHQLAYFTGEAGDPRAAARQLEDLLADRLRVQGPGHPQVLATRRSLIWFRPGDPADAERRLAELLAEAEAAEGIGPDDPHTLAIRGSRAALAARAGRAAEAAEAWAGLTADRTRVLGADHPHVFYSRLEWARALTAQGRTAEARVLLTGALVRARSVLEPGHRHLRTGRELLARLADEAGREDP, from the coding sequence ATGTCGGCGTTGCTCTTACGGGGATCCGGCCGGGCCCGGGGCTGGGCCGGATACCTCGGCGCGGTCGGGCTCGGCGCTGCTGCGGTGGCACTGGCGGCGGTCTGGACATCGGGGCCCTGGGCCGTCGGCATCGGCGCGGCCGTCACCGCGCTGTCCGGGCTGGTGGCCGAGCGGTTGCAGCCGGATGAAGGCGCCGACGCCCGGGCCGCGGGGGAGGTGCTGCGCACGGCGGCCGGCCGGATCCCGCTGCTGCGGGACGTGGACCGGCCCGAACTGGCCGGAGTCCACCCGGCCGAGGCCGCCCCGGGCACGCCGCCCGCGTACATCGAGCGCGACGCCGAACCGATGCTGCGTTCCGCCCTGGACCGGGCCCGCTTCGTCCTCGTGGTCGGCGAGTCCACCGCCGGAAAGACCCGGCTCGCCTACGAGGTGGCCCGCACCCGCTACCCCCGGCACGCCTTCGTCCGCCCCCTCTCCCGCTCCGCGCTGCCCGAGGCGGTACGGATCGCCGCGCGGCGGCGCCGCGCCGTGCTCTGGCTGGACGACCTCGAGGACCACCTCGGCGCGGGCGGCCTCACCGCCGCCCAACTGGCCACCCTGGGGAAGGCGGTGACGATCGCGACGATCCGGGTCCAGGAATACCGCCGCTACGACGCCCGCGAGGAGAGTCGGCTCACCGGCTCCGACCGGGACGCCTGGCGGGCCCAGCGCGATCTGCTCCAGCAGGCCGCCGTCATCCGGCTGCCCCGGCACTGGTCCGCGCGCGAGCGCCGCCGGGCGCGGGCGTACGAGGGCGATCCGCGGATCGGCGCCGCCCTGCGCGCGGGGGAGCGGTTCGGGGTCGCCGAAGTGCTGGCGGCCGGTCCCGAGCTGCTGGCCTCCTGGGAGAACGGCTGGGCTCCGGGCGCCAATCCGCGCGGCGCCGCCGTGGTCGCGGCGGCGGTGGACTGCCGCCGGGCCGGACTGCGCCGCCCGGTCAGCCGCGAGTGGCTGCGCGAGCTGCACGCCCCCTACCTGGCGGCCAGGGGCGGCGGCGACCTCCAGCCCGAGCCCTTCGCGCAGGCCATGGACTGGGCCTGCGCGGCCGCATACGCCACGAGCGGGCTGCTGATCGGCAACTACGGAGCCGGATTCACCGCGTTCGACTACCTGTTGAACGCGCCGGGCCGCGGACCCGTTCCCGATCACCTGTGGCGCGGGCTACTCGCCCGGGTGGAGCCCGTCGACGCCTACGACATGGGCCTCGCCGCCCACCAGGACGGCCGCCTCGCGCGGGCCGTCGAGGCCCTCGACCTCGCCGCGCGCGGCGGAGTCCCCGGAGCCGAACTGCCACTGGCCATCGCGATCGGGGACTCCGGGAAGCCGAACCGGGCCGCCGCGGACCTCGCCGGGATCACCCGCCGGCGTACGGACCGGCTCGGCCCCAGGCACCCCGACACGCTGGCCGCCCGCCACCAACTCGCCTTCTTCGTCGGCGAGTCCGGCAACCTGAGGGCAGCCGCGGCCCGGTTCACGGAGCTGCTCGCCGACGTGGGGGAGGTGCTGGGGCCCGACCATCCGGACACCCTGGCGGCCCGCCACCAGCTGGCCTACTTCACCGGGGAGGCCGGAGATCCCCGCGCGGCGGCACGCCAGTTGGAGGACCTGCTCGCGGACCGGCTGCGCGTACAAGGTCCCGGCCATCCGCAGGTGCTGGCGACCCGGCGCAGCCTGATCTGGTTCCGGCCGGGCGATCCGGCCGACGCGGAGCGGAGGTTGGCGGAGCTGCTCGCCGAGGCCGAAGCCGCCGAGGGAATCGGACCGGACGATCCGCACACCCTCGCCATCCGGGGGAGCCGGGCTGCGCTGGCCGCCCGCGCCGGGCGCGCAGCCGAAGCGGCGGAGGCCTGGGCGGGGCTCACCGCCGACCGGACCCGGGTGCTCGGCGCGGACCACCCGCACGTGTTCTACTCCCGGCTGGAGTGGGCCCGGGCCCTGACCGCCCAGGGCCGCACCGCCGAGGCCCGCGTACTGCTGACCGGCGCGCTGGTCCGGGCGCGGTCCGTCCTGGAGCCGGGACACCGGCACCTGCGGACCGGCCGCGAGCTGCTGGCCCGGCTGGCGGACGAGGCCGGGCGGGAGGACCCGTAA
- a CDS encoding bifunctional 4-hydroxy-2-oxoglutarate aldolase/2-dehydro-3-deoxy-phosphogluconate aldolase: MSCHPYAVITAQGLLPVLRDADADEALRHTTALLAAGCRAVELTTSIPGWAEAVARTAPLTDAHGRPALIGVGTVTTAEAAETALGAGAAFLVSPYPAPEVREVAEARGAVFIEGGFTPGEIARAARSAGAAKVFPAHVGGPGFIRSLKAVLPDALIIPTGGIAPGEVREWLAAGAAAVGVGNGLPADPAELAAVFADLARPCCGACAGTGARP; the protein is encoded by the coding sequence GTGTCCTGCCATCCGTACGCCGTCATCACCGCGCAGGGCCTGCTGCCGGTCCTGCGCGACGCCGACGCCGACGAGGCCCTCCGCCACACCACCGCCCTGCTCGCCGCCGGCTGCCGCGCGGTCGAGCTGACCACTTCCATACCCGGCTGGGCCGAGGCCGTCGCGCGCACGGCCCCGCTCACCGACGCGCACGGCCGCCCCGCGCTCATCGGAGTCGGCACCGTCACCACCGCGGAGGCCGCGGAGACCGCCCTCGGCGCGGGCGCCGCCTTCCTCGTCTCCCCCTACCCGGCTCCCGAGGTCCGCGAGGTCGCCGAGGCGCGCGGGGCGGTCTTCATCGAAGGCGGCTTCACCCCCGGCGAGATCGCCCGCGCCGCCCGGTCCGCCGGCGCCGCGAAGGTCTTCCCCGCGCACGTGGGAGGGCCCGGGTTCATCCGCTCCCTCAAGGCGGTCCTGCCCGACGCCCTGATCATCCCGACCGGCGGCATCGCTCCGGGCGAGGTCCGGGAGTGGCTCGCCGCCGGCGCCGCGGCCGTCGGCGTGGGCAACGGCCTGCCCGCCGACCCGGCCGAGCTGGCAGCCGTCTTCGCCGACCTGGCCCGGCCCTGCTGCGGCGCCTGCGCCGGTACGGGGGCCCGGCCGTGA
- a CDS encoding serpin family protein → MKFATVRAVNSLTTRWAGHATPDGTGTVFTAVGVWPLLALLADGAEGPARTELEQALGIPADTAADAARELLAALDDVRGLRAATGLWTRRDLSLEDRWSAGLPAGTRSALTGDEDHDREALDAWAADRTDGLIEKMPVDRDEDTRFVLASALALRLRWIRPFAPWRTRVEEGPWAERPLQGLFRSTSLLDRARVAQAPTGPVTVLEVVGDGGVDVHLVLGEPQAPPGETLRAGLAAVTRTIPSTGASLLPEGNPGPGLHIEQVLSADRRHRLNIETVAFEVQAEHDLLDHPRLFGLESAADSRRGHFPGISADPLALGSARQTAVARFHAEGFEAAAVTALGAVGGAAPRLKYRVRRAEVAFHRPFGFLAVHRTSRLVLAAGWVAEPLAHEERDHAAEEAEAWANLESEDWS, encoded by the coding sequence ATGAAGTTCGCGACGGTTCGGGCGGTCAACTCACTCACCACGCGCTGGGCCGGGCACGCGACCCCGGACGGCACTGGGACGGTGTTCACAGCCGTCGGAGTGTGGCCGCTGCTGGCCCTCCTCGCCGACGGCGCCGAAGGCCCGGCCCGCACCGAGTTGGAGCAGGCCCTCGGGATACCCGCCGACACGGCCGCCGACGCCGCACGCGAACTGCTGGCCGCACTGGACGACGTACGGGGCCTGCGCGCGGCCACCGGACTGTGGACCCGCCGGGACCTCAGCCTGGAGGACCGGTGGTCGGCCGGGCTCCCCGCCGGCACGCGGAGCGCCCTGACCGGTGACGAGGACCACGACCGCGAGGCCCTGGACGCCTGGGCCGCCGACCGCACCGACGGCCTCATCGAGAAGATGCCGGTCGACCGCGACGAGGACACGCGCTTCGTGCTCGCCTCCGCGCTGGCGCTGCGCCTGCGGTGGATCCGGCCCTTCGCTCCCTGGAGGACGCGCGTCGAGGAAGGCCCGTGGGCCGAAAGGCCGTTGCAAGGCCTGTTCCGCAGCACGTCCCTCCTCGACCGGGCCCGCGTGGCGCAGGCGCCGACCGGGCCCGTGACCGTGCTGGAAGTGGTGGGCGACGGCGGCGTGGACGTCCACCTCGTCCTCGGCGAGCCGCAGGCCCCGCCGGGCGAGACCCTCCGGGCCGGCCTGGCGGCCGTCACCCGGACCATCCCCTCGACGGGCGCGAGCCTGCTCCCCGAGGGGAACCCGGGCCCGGGCCTGCACATCGAGCAAGTGCTCTCGGCCGACCGCCGACACCGGCTGAACATCGAGACGGTGGCCTTCGAGGTGCAGGCGGAGCACGACCTCCTCGATCACCCTCGGCTGTTCGGGCTGGAGAGCGCCGCGGACTCCCGCCGGGGCCACTTCCCGGGAATCAGCGCCGATCCGCTTGCCCTCGGCTCGGCCCGGCAGACGGCCGTGGCCCGGTTCCACGCGGAGGGCTTCGAAGCGGCGGCCGTGACCGCGCTCGGCGCGGTCGGTGGCGCCGCGCCGCGGCTGAAGTACCGGGTCCGGCGGGCCGAAGTGGCCTTCCACCGGCCCTTCGGCTTCCTCGCCGTCCACCGGACCTCCCGCTTGGTCCTCGCCGCGGGCTGGGTGGCGGAACCCCTCGCGCACGAGGAGCGGGACCACGCGGCGGAGGAAGCCGAGGCGTGGGCGAACCTCGAATCGGAGGACTGGAGTTGA
- a CDS encoding serpin family protein, with protein MRKSTVEAVNRLTARWAANRPEGASEPADPAGGTVFTAAGVWPLLALLADGAEGPARTELEQALGIPADTAADAARELLAALDGVRGLRAATGLWTRRDLPLEERWSAGLPEGAHRALTGDPGTDREALDAWAADRTDGLIDTMPAAVDRRTDLVLASALALRLTWEEPFAERPVPAPHGPWNGLRLRGLTVTHAFPDRIRVARGPCGPVTLPAVPGAPGSSGADVHLLLGEPGAPPADVLTTGIAEVTGALASSTASELPDGDAGPGLSLRTVDSARPEPVVRIDTVAFEIRAEHDLLRHPGLFGLRTAAEGPGHFPGISAAPLGVGSARQSAMARFHAEGFEAAAVTAVTMYRGGPRRSPYRVRRAEFGVSRPFGFLAVDRGSGLVLFAGWVTDPATLT; from the coding sequence GTGCGGAAATCGACGGTGGAGGCGGTCAACCGCCTGACGGCGCGGTGGGCGGCGAACCGGCCGGAGGGAGCGTCGGAGCCCGCGGACCCGGCCGGGGGCACCGTGTTCACGGCCGCCGGGGTGTGGCCGCTGCTGGCCCTCCTCGCCGACGGCGCCGAAGGCCCGGCCCGCACCGAGTTGGAGCAGGCCCTCGGGATACCCGCCGACACGGCCGCCGACGCCGCGCGCGAACTGCTGGCCGCACTGGACGGCGTACGGGGCCTGCGCGCGGCCACCGGACTGTGGACCCGCCGGGACCTCCCGCTGGAAGAGCGGTGGTCGGCCGGGCTCCCGGAGGGGGCCCACCGCGCCCTGACCGGCGACCCGGGCACCGACCGCGAGGCCCTGGACGCCTGGGCCGCCGACCGCACCGACGGCCTGATCGACACGATGCCGGCGGCGGTGGACCGGCGGACCGACCTGGTCCTCGCCTCCGCGCTCGCGCTGCGCCTGACCTGGGAGGAGCCCTTCGCGGAACGGCCCGTCCCGGCTCCGCACGGACCCTGGAACGGGCTCCGGCTGCGCGGACTGACCGTCACCCACGCCTTCCCCGACCGCATCCGGGTGGCCCGGGGCCCCTGCGGACCGGTGACCCTGCCCGCCGTGCCCGGCGCACCGGGCAGCTCCGGCGCGGACGTGCACCTGCTGCTCGGTGAACCGGGCGCCCCGCCGGCGGACGTGCTGACGACCGGGATCGCCGAGGTCACCGGCGCTCTGGCCTCGTCGACCGCGAGCGAGCTCCCCGACGGTGACGCGGGACCGGGGCTCTCGCTCCGCACGGTGGACTCCGCCCGCCCCGAACCCGTGGTCCGGATCGACACGGTGGCCTTCGAGATCCGCGCCGAGCACGACCTGCTGCGCCACCCCGGCCTGTTCGGGTTGCGGACGGCCGCCGAAGGCCCCGGGCACTTCCCCGGCATCTCCGCGGCTCCCCTCGGTGTCGGTTCGGCCCGCCAGTCGGCCATGGCCCGGTTCCACGCGGAAGGCTTCGAGGCCGCGGCCGTCACCGCCGTGACCATGTACCGCGGCGGGCCGAGGCGCTCGCCGTACCGGGTCCGCCGGGCCGAGTTCGGCGTCTCGCGGCCCTTCGGGTTCCTCGCCGTCGACCGGGGCTCCGGCCTGGTGCTCTTCGCGGGCTGGGTCACCGACCCGGCTACCCTCACCTGA